A single Tenacibaculum sp. 190524A02b DNA region contains:
- a CDS encoding type I restriction enzyme HsdR N-terminal domain-containing protein, with the protein MQKLNLPTYDFRLKSNENKTLIFDSLRKKYVVLTPEEWVRQHFVHFLLEEKKYPVSLIAIEKQLIINNLKKRTDIVIFGKDGLPNIIVECKAPHIKITQNTFDQIARYNLKLQANFLVVTNGLQHFYCMLDTKNESYVFLRDIPIYN; encoded by the coding sequence ATGCAAAAGTTGAACTTACCTACATACGATTTCAGGCTCAAAAGTAACGAAAATAAGACGCTTATTTTTGATAGTTTGCGAAAAAAATATGTAGTACTAACCCCAGAAGAATGGGTTAGACAACATTTTGTTCATTTTTTATTAGAAGAAAAAAAATATCCTGTTTCTTTAATTGCTATTGAAAAACAATTAATAATTAATAATTTAAAAAAGCGCACTGATATTGTTATTTTTGGTAAAGATGGACTTCCTAACATTATAGTGGAATGTAAGGCGCCACATATTAAGATTACCCAAAATACTTTTGATCAAATAGCACGCTATAACTTGAAATTACAAGCTAACTTTTTGGTAGTTACAAATGGTTTACAACATTTTTATTGCATGTTAGATACCAAAAATGAATCGTATGTTTTTCTAAGAGATATCCCCATTTATAATTAA
- a CDS encoding porin family protein codes for MKKTLVFIAFIFFYTLNCFSQNKQKYNLSAGITNSSLRGNELIKDNDSRLDYLIGVGITYHLKNKISLKGEINYVRKKISSIRTVYDEFTRLISKTEEVTNFDYLSIPILLKFEFGNNNRLYINAGPSMSFLLNTHSEIISQEDNLNDNANIFDLAISAGLGKKFELDKTNSLTIEVRHSLGLLNTSSVYDLNNESVKTTTTNFILSWNFSL; via the coding sequence ATGAAAAAAACGCTTGTTTTTATAGCTTTTATTTTTTTCTATACTCTTAATTGTTTTTCACAAAACAAACAAAAGTACAACCTAAGTGCTGGGATAACTAATTCTAGTTTAAGAGGAAACGAATTAATAAAGGATAATGATTCTAGACTGGATTATTTAATTGGAGTTGGTATTACATATCATTTAAAAAATAAAATTTCCTTAAAAGGTGAAATTAATTATGTAAGAAAAAAGATAAGCAGTATTAGAACAGTTTATGATGAGTTTACACGCCTTATTAGCAAAACAGAGGAAGTTACTAATTTTGATTATTTATCTATACCTATTCTACTAAAATTTGAATTTGGTAATAACAATCGTTTATACATAAATGCTGGCCCTAGCATGAGCTTTCTTTTAAATACGCATTCTGAAATAATAAGCCAAGAAGACAATCTTAATGATAATGCTAATATATTTGATTTAGCCATATCTGCAGGTTTAGGGAAAAAGTTTGAGCTAGACAAGACTAACTCATTAACTATAGAGGTTAGACATAGCTTAGGGCTTTTAAACACTAGTAGTGTATATGACCTAAATAATGAATCAGTTAAAACAACTACAACTAACTTTATTCTTTCTTGGAACTTTTCACTTTAG
- the holA gene encoding DNA polymerase III subunit delta — translation MSDVNHIVSDIKNGNLKPIYFLMGEESYYIDKISEYIENNVLDESEKGFNQVVMYGRDVSIDEIVSSAKRFPMMAERQVIIVKEAQDLSRTIDKIEAYANNPQPTTVLVFNYKYKKLDKRKKAYKAIAKNGLIFESKKLYENQVADWIRKTLGAKKYNIEPKSAQMLVEFLGTDLSKINNELEKLISILPAQTIINPSHIEENIGISKDFNNFELRKAVGQKDVVKANRIINYFAQNPKNNPLVMTISLLNSFFTQLLMYHGLKDKSKASVAKALGVNPYFVDDYVTAARNYPMRKVSQVIALLRDADVKSKGVGANGMPQSDILKELLFKVLH, via the coding sequence ATGAGTGACGTAAACCATATAGTTAGCGATATAAAAAACGGAAACCTGAAGCCCATTTATTTTTTAATGGGAGAAGAGTCGTATTACATTGATAAAATATCGGAGTATATTGAGAATAATGTACTAGATGAATCTGAAAAAGGTTTCAATCAAGTGGTTATGTATGGACGTGATGTATCTATTGATGAAATAGTTTCTTCAGCCAAACGCTTTCCAATGATGGCAGAACGTCAGGTGATTATTGTAAAAGAAGCACAAGATTTAAGTAGGACTATAGATAAAATAGAAGCCTATGCTAACAATCCACAACCTACCACAGTTCTTGTATTTAATTATAAGTATAAAAAGTTAGATAAGCGTAAAAAAGCGTATAAAGCCATTGCTAAGAATGGGTTGATATTCGAGAGTAAAAAATTGTATGAGAATCAGGTTGCAGATTGGATTAGAAAAACTTTGGGAGCTAAAAAATACAATATTGAGCCTAAATCGGCGCAAATGTTAGTAGAGTTTTTAGGGACTGATTTAAGTAAAATTAACAATGAATTAGAAAAGTTAATTTCCATTTTACCAGCACAAACAATTATTAATCCTTCACATATAGAAGAGAATATAGGTATTTCTAAAGATTTTAATAATTTTGAGCTTCGTAAGGCAGTTGGGCAAAAAGATGTGGTAAAAGCTAATAGAATTATTAATTATTTTGCTCAGAATCCAAAAAATAATCCTTTGGTAATGACTATTTCTTTACTGAATAGTTTTTTTACACAGTTATTAATGTATCATGGGTTAAAGGATAAATCAAAAGCATCAGTAGCAAAAGCTTTAGGAGTGAACCCTTATTTTGTTGATGATTATGTTACAGCTGCACGTAATTATCCAATGCGAAAAGTATCACAGGTAATTGCATTATTACGTGATGCTGATGTTAAGAGCAAGGGAGTTGGAGCTAATGGAATGCCGCAATCAGATATTTTAAAAGAGTTACTATTTAAAGTGTTACATTAG
- a CDS encoding glycosyltransferase family 2 protein, whose product MKTAIVILNWNGKKLLEQFLPSVVSFSSKIAEVYVADNASTDDSIAYIKQYFPTVKVVENSQNGGYAKGYNDALQHIDADIYCLLNSDIEVTENWLLPVIETFKKEPNTGIIQPKLLDYKEKTKFEYAGAGGGFIDLFGYPYCRGRVFNYLEADNGQFNDTSEIFWASGACMFIRSEIYHSLGGFDEDYFAHQEEIDLCWRAQNEGYTVKYVGASTVFHVGGATLQESNPHKTFLNFRNSLLNVVKSVPKRWFLFVVFSRLVLDGIAGVKFALELRPIHTLAILKAHLSFYKNFFRFLGKRRKLQKKANYNLHTSVVWQYFILGRKKFEKLD is encoded by the coding sequence TTGAAAACAGCCATTGTCATATTAAATTGGAACGGTAAAAAATTGTTAGAGCAATTTTTACCTTCAGTAGTTAGCTTTAGTTCTAAAATTGCTGAAGTTTATGTAGCAGATAATGCTTCTACTGATGATTCTATTGCATACATAAAACAATATTTTCCAACAGTAAAGGTTGTAGAAAATTCCCAAAATGGTGGCTATGCTAAAGGTTACAATGATGCTTTACAGCATATAGATGCCGATATTTATTGTTTATTAAACTCTGATATTGAAGTTACGGAAAATTGGTTGCTTCCAGTTATAGAAACCTTTAAAAAAGAACCCAATACAGGAATTATTCAACCTAAACTATTAGATTACAAAGAGAAAACTAAATTCGAATATGCTGGTGCTGGCGGGGGTTTTATAGATTTATTTGGTTATCCGTATTGCCGAGGTAGAGTTTTCAATTACTTAGAAGCTGATAACGGCCAGTTTAATGATACTTCCGAAATTTTTTGGGCTTCCGGTGCTTGTATGTTTATACGCTCTGAGATATATCATAGTTTAGGAGGTTTTGATGAGGATTATTTTGCGCATCAAGAAGAAATTGATTTATGCTGGCGTGCCCAAAATGAAGGTTATACGGTTAAATATGTAGGAGCCTCTACTGTATTTCATGTGGGTGGGGCTACCTTACAAGAAAGTAACCCACATAAAACGTTTTTAAATTTTAGAAACAGTTTATTAAATGTAGTTAAAAGTGTACCTAAACGATGGTTTTTATTCGTGGTTTTTTCTCGTTTAGTTTTAGATGGTATTGCGGGAGTTAAATTTGCTTTAGAATTAAGACCTATACACACTCTAGCTATTTTAAAAGCGCATTTAAGTTTTTATAAAAACTTTTTTAGATTTTTAGGTAAAAGAAGAAAACTACAAAAGAAAGCTAATTACAACCTTCATACTTCTGTTGTTTGGCAGTATTTTATTTTAGGAAGAAAAAAGTTTGAAAAGCTAGATTAA
- a CDS encoding DUF2911 domain-containing protein, with protein MKKVLLTLLLFSFFNLSYGQKIKDLDTSPLDFAVFRPDGQGTQPVARIIYSRPQKKNRKIFGELVPYGKVWRTGANQTTEINVYKDITIQGKKLKAGSYTLYTVPNKDSWKVIFNSNLFTWGAYDYDASKNVLEFDVPVKRTSEPVEAFGIAFGKHRAGNGKILFSWDDIEIFVDFNY; from the coding sequence ATGAAAAAAGTACTTTTAACATTATTACTTTTCAGTTTTTTTAATCTTTCATACGGTCAAAAAATTAAAGACCTTGATACAAGCCCTCTTGATTTTGCTGTTTTTAGACCAGATGGTCAAGGCACACAACCTGTAGCTAGAATTATTTATAGTAGACCTCAAAAAAAGAATCGAAAAATATTTGGTGAATTGGTTCCTTACGGAAAAGTTTGGAGGACTGGTGCCAATCAGACTACCGAAATAAACGTTTATAAAGACATTACCATTCAGGGCAAAAAATTAAAAGCTGGAAGTTATACCCTTTATACTGTTCCTAATAAAGATTCTTGGAAAGTCATTTTCAATTCTAATTTATTTACTTGGGGGGCTTATGATTATGATGCTTCAAAAAATGTACTGGAATTTGATGTTCCTGTAAAACGCACAAGTGAACCTGTAGAGGCTTTTGGAATTGCTTTTGGTAAGCATAGAGCTGGCAATGGTAAAATTTTATTTAGCTGGGATGATATTGAAATTTTTGTTGATTTCAACTACTAA